From a single Aphis gossypii isolate Hap1 unplaced genomic scaffold, ASM2018417v2 Contig00760, whole genome shotgun sequence genomic region:
- the LOC126555237 gene encoding uncharacterized protein LOC126555237 — protein sequence MYAAGKRETRPPDRLIDSLFPQDQIKMLPTTNITTPTPPSTTSILSTTTTPTMSEVTSGSQAKSVSAQSKTDPSVQSLLQQMMAKMNTNHTRTEAQFETLHRKTEEGINQCIQRYQLTDTRLAKLEDESVVIKNRAIQHTTDQQATEGRLTTLECEIVQMRKEVTRLSDQYRASTNPDMSQILKPTILSSTAIPINSSDMNNVSSIPSAIPTTTLLNTFDSQRSSFLGSQERFQDAVSEFSGQIKVIHPQKFIGQVDAYFDSVFVSPAQQLISVHRRLVGDAQIWYESVIPSPQSYVEFRRLFLQHFWSSATQRKARNEVFRPYQYTKPDGLATHAMKWIAGAKYLNPPIEQPDLVSTIIQHYPTPLGMAIRGRGPRDTNELLSVLMEFEESASFCDRRREDNQFRPPLQPQNNGNQQPRYNAPRRDNYRFQPRMQAPENTGPRPVAQVDLSGNAEETRT from the coding sequence ATGTACGCCGCTGGCAAGCGAGAGACTCGTCCCCCCGACCGTTTGATCGATAGTCTGTTCCCGCAAGATCAAATCAAGATGCTGCCAACTACGAACATCACGACGCCAACCCCACCATCAACTACGTCGATTTTGAGCACCACCACCACTCCTACTATGTCTGAAGTGACTTCTGGCTCTCAGGCAAAGTCCGTATCTGCGCAATCGAAAACAGACCCGAGTGTCCAATCGTTACTTCAGCAAATGATGGCTAAAATGAATACTAATCATACCCGAACGGAGGCACAGTTTGAAACCCTACATCGGAAGACGGAAGAGGGAATCAATCAATGTATTCAGCGATACCAACTAACGGATACTCGTTTGGCCAAATTAGAGGATGAGAgtgttgttataaaaaatcggGCAATCCAGCACACCACCGACCAACAGGCTACCGAGGGCCGACTCACGACATTAGAATGTGAAATTGTTCAAATGAGGAAAGAAGTAACTCGATTGTCAGATCAATACCGAGCATCGACGAACCCGGACATGTCTCAAATTCTGAAGCCCACAATTTTGTCATCTACTGCCATCCCTATCAATTCGTCTGATATGAATAACGTGTCTTCGATACCCTCTGCTATTCCTACGACCACCCTCTTGAATACCTTTGATTCACAAAGATCATCTTTTTTGGGATCTCAAGAGCGGTTTCAGGACGCTGTATCTGAATTTTCCGGGCAGATCAAAGTAATACATCCACAGAAATTTATTGGTCAGGTTGATGCCTACTTCGACAGCGTATTTGTGTCACCGGCCCAACAACTTATCTCTGTACATCGTCGTTTAGTGGGAGACGCACAAATTTGGTATGAGTCAGTAATCCCATCACCCCAATCATATGTTGAGTTTCGCCGATTATTCCTTCAGCATTTTTGGTCTTCGGCGACTCAACGCAAAGCCCGAAATGAGGTGTTTCGACCGTACCAATACACTAAACCCGATGGTCTAGCGACGCACGCCATGAAATGGATTGCTGGAGCCAAATATCTCAATCCACCAATCGAGCAACCTGATCTTGTGTCCACCATTATTCAGCACTATCCCACACCGCTTGGAATGGCCATTCGAGGTCGAGGACCCCGTGATACCAACGAACTGCTATCAGTTTTGATGGAGTTTGAAGAGTCTGCATCATTTTGTGATCGACGTCGTGAAGACAACCAATTTCGACCACCTCTCCAACCTCAAAACAATGGCAATCAGCAACCACGCTATAATGCTCCTCGTCGTGACAATTATCGTTTCCAACCACGAATGCAGGCACCGGAGAACACCGGGCCCCGCCCCGTAGCACAAGTGGATCTGTCGGGAAACGCCGAAGAGACTCGTACGTAA